GGACAGACAGCCCTTGCATTGACCGATCACGGCAATATGTTCGGGGTTATAAATTTTTATAATGCCTGTAAAGAAAAAAATATAAAACCCATAATCGGCTGTGAGTTTTATGTGGCTCCCGAAAGCCGGTTTGAAAAAAAAGAAACTCCGGGCGGAAAAAAATACTACCATCTTATCCTCTTGGCGAAAAACGAAACAGGATACCGCAATTTAATGGTGCTTTGCTCTAAGGGATATACTGAGGGCATGTATTATAAGCCGCGTATAGATGATGAGCTTTTGGCACAGTATTCGGAAGGGCTTATATGCTTGTCGGCCTGTCTTGCAGGAGAACTTCCTGTTCTTTTATTAAACAGCGAAAAAGAAAAGGCCGAAGCCCATGTCCGAAAATACCGTGAAATTTTCGGTGCCGAAAATTATTTTATCGAGCTTCAAGACCATGGACTAAAAGAAGAAAAAAAGGCTTCCAAACTTTTAATCGAGATGGCCCGCAAGGTCGGTGTTCCTTTGGTTTTGACCAACGATATTCATTATGTAGAACAAAAAGATTATATAGCTCAAGATATTTTAATGTGTATCGGAATGAAAAAACTTAGAACCGATACCAACCGTATGCAGTTTGAGGGAAACGAATTTTATTTTAAGTCGGGAGAGGAAATGGCTATGCTCTTCCCCGAATATCCCGAAGCAATTTTAAACACTGTCCGTATTGCGGAAATGTGCAATTTGGAAATCCCTCAACCCGGTCCCATTCTTCCGATATACAAAATCCCTGAAGATTTTAGCTCAAAGGAAGACTATATCAGGCATCTGGCTGAGGAAGGCTTAAAAAAGCGTTATCCCGTCATTACCGATGAAATAAAGAACAGACTTAACTATGAGCTCGATATAGTTATAAAAATGGACTTTGTCGGCTATTTTTTAATTGTTTGGGATTTTATAAACTGGGCAAAAAATAACGGAGTACCCGTAGGCCCGGGGCGCGGTTCCGGAGCCGGTTCAATCCTTGCATACTCTTTGCGGATTACCGACATAGATCCCCTAAAGTACAACCTCCTTTTTGAACGCTTTTTAAATCCCGAACGGGTTTCGATGCCCGACTTTGACGTAGACTTTTGCTTTGAAAGGCGACAGGAGGTAATAGAGTATGTGCGTCAAAAATACGGGGACGAAAATGTCGGTCAGATTATTACCTTCGGAACCTTAAAGCCTAAGGCTGTCGTAAAAGATGTGGGACGGGTTTTAAATATTCCGCTTGCCGATGTAAATGCCATTACAAAGCTCATACCTCCAAAACCCTTAACGGACGGTATAAAAGAGGTTACCTTAAAATACGCTGTTGATGTAGTTCCCGAATTAAAAGAGATGGCTGAAGACTCTCAATACAAAGAGCTTTTTGAAATAAGCATAGCTCTTGAAGGCCGAAACCGTAATTCCAGTCTTCATGCTGCGGGTATCGTTATAGGTAAGACAGCCTTAACCGACTACGTTCCGCTTTACAAGGATTCAAAAACCGGAAAGGTCGCGACTCAGTTTACAATGGACTTAATCGAAAACTGCGGCCTTGTAAAGATGGACTTTTTAGGCCTAAAAACCTTAACCCTTATAAAACATACCGAAGACCTAATCCATAAAAGAGGCGGAGACTGGTTAAAATTTTCTATAGGCGATATTGATTATTCGGATGCTGCTACCTTTAAGATGTTAAGTGAGGGATTGGCGGCTGCAGTTTTCCAGTTTGAAAGTCAGGGAATGCAAAATATTTTAAAGCGTGCAAAGCCTTCCAAAATGGAAGATCTGATTGCTCTAAATGCCTTGTACCGTCCGGGGCCTATGGATTATATCAACCAATTTATCGAGTCAAAATTCGATAATTCTAAAATCAAATATCCCGACCCTTGCCTTGAAGATATACTTTCCGAAACCTATGGAGTTATCGTTTATCAGGAACAGGTTATGCAGGTTGCCCAAAGGATAGCCGGCTACTCTTTAGGTCAGGCCGATATACTCCGCCGTGCTATGGGAAAGAAAAAAATCGAGGTTATGAAAACCGAAAAAGAAAAGTTTATTAAGGGTGCACAAGAAAAGGGATTCAGCAGGGAAGACGCCGATAGAATCTTTGAGATTCTTATCCCCTTTGCAGGCTACGGTTTTAATAAGAGCCATGCAGCCGCCTATTCGGTTTTAGCCTTTCAAACAGCCTACCTAAAAGCTCATTTTCCGGCAGAATTTATGGCGGCTAACCTTACTAACGAAATTACCTCGACCGACAAGCTTCCCGAATACATTGCCGAAGCCGAAAAGATGGGCCTTAAGATTCTTCCCCCC
The DNA window shown above is from Treponema denticola and carries:
- the dnaE gene encoding DNA polymerase III subunit alpha; translated protein: MTVDYVHLHVHSDFSLLDGAASVKALAAKAEKLGQTALALTDHGNMFGVINFYNACKEKNIKPIIGCEFYVAPESRFEKKETPGGKKYYHLILLAKNETGYRNLMVLCSKGYTEGMYYKPRIDDELLAQYSEGLICLSACLAGELPVLLLNSEKEKAEAHVRKYREIFGAENYFIELQDHGLKEEKKASKLLIEMARKVGVPLVLTNDIHYVEQKDYIAQDILMCIGMKKLRTDTNRMQFEGNEFYFKSGEEMAMLFPEYPEAILNTVRIAEMCNLEIPQPGPILPIYKIPEDFSSKEDYIRHLAEEGLKKRYPVITDEIKNRLNYELDIVIKMDFVGYFLIVWDFINWAKNNGVPVGPGRGSGAGSILAYSLRITDIDPLKYNLLFERFLNPERVSMPDFDVDFCFERRQEVIEYVRQKYGDENVGQIITFGTLKPKAVVKDVGRVLNIPLADVNAITKLIPPKPLTDGIKEVTLKYAVDVVPELKEMAEDSQYKELFEISIALEGRNRNSSLHAAGIVIGKTALTDYVPLYKDSKTGKVATQFTMDLIENCGLVKMDFLGLKTLTLIKHTEDLIHKRGGDWLKFSIGDIDYSDAATFKMLSEGLAAAVFQFESQGMQNILKRAKPSKMEDLIALNALYRPGPMDYINQFIESKFDNSKIKYPDPCLEDILSETYGVIVYQEQVMQVAQRIAGYSLGQADILRRAMGKKKIEVMKTEKEKFIKGAQEKGFSREDADRIFEILIPFAGYGFNKSHAAAYSVLAFQTAYLKAHFPAEFMAANLTNEITSTDKLPEYIAEAEKMGLKILPPNVNLSDPYFSVSPDGNIIFGLLGIKGVGMQAAHELVEEREKNGRYKSFIDFLERNDLHTQNKRNLEVMIKTGCFDGLGQERSTLMVNLDAAVAYASQKKENESTGQGSLFEGSGIKEFSDFVFEKIEEFPKKEKLRLEKELMGFYISGHPLDEYRKVIDNSATLDISHLARATSKKRYVLVGMLTGVRQHQTKKGAMMGFGTFEDLNGTLDLVFFPKTWEKYRAVLLPETVCGFAGSVDNSDGESHSFLVDEVLEIDKLQQKALSEVHIELDENITSAKELTGLKDFLYERSGNCEVYIHVKDEDKAYIIKASPQIRIPSTPEFIEELNMQFGVEQIWLE